A genome region from Pseudomonas sp. S06B 330 includes the following:
- a CDS encoding methyl-accepting chemotaxis protein, which translates to MAATAVTEMSSAVDEVANNAAEASTAASQASSTAMSGRIKVDETVVAINHMVSTVESTSADVKELAVMASDISTVLDVIRAIAEQTNLLALNAAIEAARAGEAGRGFAVVADEVRALAHRTQQSTQEIEKMISNIQAGSNAAVTSMDHSSVQAGKTLLLAQAAGAALAEITESISHINDRNLQIATAAEEQSQVARQVDQNLVSIRDLSTQSATGSHQTSLASGELSVLAVDLNHLVKQFKM; encoded by the coding sequence ATGGCGGCCACGGCCGTGACCGAGATGAGTTCGGCGGTCGACGAAGTGGCCAACAACGCTGCAGAGGCCTCTACGGCAGCGTCGCAAGCCAGCAGTACGGCTATGAGTGGTCGGATCAAAGTCGATGAGACCGTGGTGGCAATCAACCACATGGTCTCCACCGTTGAGTCGACATCGGCTGACGTCAAAGAACTGGCCGTAATGGCCTCTGATATCAGCACGGTACTTGATGTGATCCGTGCCATTGCCGAACAAACCAACCTGCTGGCCCTGAACGCCGCTATCGAAGCCGCTCGAGCCGGTGAGGCGGGCCGCGGTTTTGCCGTGGTGGCTGATGAAGTGCGTGCACTGGCCCACCGTACGCAGCAGTCGACCCAGGAGATCGAAAAAATGATCTCCAACATTCAGGCCGGCAGCAACGCGGCGGTCACTTCTATGGACCATAGCAGTGTGCAGGCTGGCAAAACCCTGTTGCTGGCGCAGGCAGCGGGGGCTGCACTTGCCGAAATCACCGAGTCGATCAGCCACATCAATGATCGCAACCTGCAGATTGCAACGGCTGCCGAGGAGCAATCGCAAGTGGCGCGTCAGGTCGATCAGAACCTGGTGAGCATCCGTGATCTGTCGACCCAATCGGCTACCGGCTCTCATCAGACGTCGCTCGCCAGTGGTGAGCTCTCGGTACTCGCCGTTGATCTGAACCATCTGGTGAAGCAGTTCAAAATGTAA
- a CDS encoding diguanylate cyclase encodes MSGFVAWLRSVTDSFFSSLAAKRGVLILALLVQGTCAGVYLYLEHNWIEARVVQSLKNVSSMHLRSFDQLEITLNYQLSSIGEAMGLLGMDLPRKQALLQKELKQAWLDTVIVLDAAGNIVTFATDVPLSAALPPSVLAASSYKNWSRYRAFMDSGAETASFFVSRPQIPELRGGGIVMYRRIKSTQGDLLGSVVGFTSLHSLSNLLNADVARGFDLGKNGILNFIDRRTNKILYRYMYSNDPAEVYSGGLIPLGGASFQDSRYGAEVKFYRSPVDGLERLAVLAPMHNDQWLQLVGASKDEYLFNWRIQVIFSVFAFICLCILQWLLVTFIHQNRAQRALLDLVLDTMDAYVYFKTSERRFVYANAKTADLFGLPAEQIIGRLDREILPPKVADDFWVMDRQVFASGTKQSATEVVTTPDGKKHYYASIKVPVQLPDQPLALIGFSTDVTELHEQTIAREAAEKELVAHNHSLRLNNLVLDKLAQNATLSEVLNAMVCIIDDYRVGVSGAVYLVADNGKELIGCVAPHLPEAWFGATARVPIDDMNGSCAIAVSRGETVIVEDIASDSSYRGSTREAILAFGLRAAWTQPIKNNEGTILGVFALYQRQPAAPDIHDLALLVDYSKLAQLVIERSRLAEALAESQALYRLVAENSNDVIWVVQYPSMRYSYISPSVEWLRGWTQEETFNVPLLQSMPPDSVYLWNEVVAEHLRRIDEGDLTGRFIGIELSVWHKDGHRVPVEVVANIMLDNACRPTHIVGSSRDITRRKVAEDTIRKMAFYDQLTDLPNRRMLEDQLAKMLALANREQRTLSLLFIDLDRFKAVNDQHGHEAGDWLLKQVAVRMCSVLRASDTASRIGGDEFIILLPDAHKTVEALQVAKKIRRILEKPFVMDNGVELDISSSIGVVMYPDQADNMRDLFHFGDEAMYRAKKGGRNAVEVFAPLAQSDERSRENLQGRDAQQLTGDEEH; translated from the coding sequence ATGAGTGGTTTTGTTGCGTGGCTACGATCGGTCACAGACTCGTTTTTCTCCAGTCTGGCCGCTAAACGCGGTGTGTTGATCCTGGCTTTACTGGTTCAGGGCACGTGTGCGGGTGTTTACTTGTACCTAGAGCATAACTGGATTGAAGCCAGGGTGGTGCAAAGCCTGAAAAACGTCTCGTCGATGCATTTACGCAGCTTTGATCAGCTCGAGATAACACTGAACTATCAACTTTCTTCGATCGGTGAGGCCATGGGTCTCCTTGGTATGGATCTGCCGCGAAAACAAGCGCTGCTGCAAAAGGAGTTGAAGCAGGCATGGCTGGATACCGTCATCGTCCTAGATGCCGCTGGCAATATCGTTACCTTCGCCACTGATGTACCGCTGAGCGCTGCTTTGCCGCCGAGCGTGTTGGCGGCCTCCTCCTACAAGAACTGGTCTCGGTATCGGGCGTTCATGGACAGCGGGGCAGAGACAGCCAGCTTTTTTGTTTCCCGGCCGCAAATACCTGAACTGCGTGGTGGGGGGATAGTGATGTATCGGAGGATCAAATCCACGCAAGGGGACCTGCTGGGGAGTGTCGTCGGTTTCACCAGCCTCCATAGCTTGTCGAATTTGCTCAATGCCGATGTCGCTCGGGGATTTGATTTGGGCAAGAACGGAATCCTGAATTTTATAGACCGGCGAACGAATAAAATATTGTATCGCTACATGTATTCGAACGACCCCGCTGAGGTATACAGCGGTGGATTGATCCCCCTTGGCGGCGCCTCTTTTCAGGACTCCCGGTACGGGGCGGAGGTGAAATTTTACCGCTCGCCGGTGGACGGGCTGGAGCGCCTTGCCGTGTTGGCCCCCATGCACAATGACCAGTGGCTGCAACTGGTCGGTGCGAGCAAGGATGAGTACCTGTTCAACTGGCGAATTCAGGTGATCTTCTCGGTATTTGCCTTTATCTGTCTGTGCATCCTGCAGTGGCTGCTGGTGACGTTTATTCATCAGAATCGCGCACAGCGGGCGCTGCTGGATCTGGTCCTGGACACCATGGACGCTTATGTTTACTTCAAAACCAGCGAACGGCGATTTGTCTACGCCAATGCGAAGACCGCTGACTTGTTCGGTTTGCCGGCTGAACAGATCATCGGCCGACTAGACCGCGAAATCTTGCCGCCTAAGGTCGCCGATGATTTCTGGGTCATGGATCGCCAAGTGTTTGCCTCGGGTACCAAGCAAAGCGCTACGGAAGTCGTCACAACACCTGATGGAAAAAAACATTACTACGCGTCGATCAAGGTGCCGGTGCAACTACCGGATCAACCGCTGGCCTTGATCGGTTTTTCCACCGACGTGACCGAGTTGCATGAGCAAACCATTGCCCGTGAGGCCGCTGAGAAAGAACTGGTTGCGCACAACCACTCGCTTAGACTGAACAACCTGGTGCTCGATAAACTGGCTCAGAATGCCACGTTGTCGGAAGTGCTGAACGCCATGGTGTGCATCATTGATGACTACCGTGTCGGTGTATCGGGCGCTGTGTATCTGGTGGCTGACAATGGCAAGGAACTGATCGGCTGTGTTGCACCCCATTTGCCTGAGGCATGGTTCGGCGCTACGGCACGCGTACCGATTGACGATATGAACGGCTCTTGCGCGATTGCCGTTTCCCGCGGGGAAACCGTCATCGTTGAGGATATCGCCAGCGATTCCTCGTATCGAGGCTCAACTCGTGAAGCCATTCTCGCCTTCGGCCTGAGGGCGGCCTGGACCCAGCCGATAAAAAACAATGAGGGCACTATTCTCGGCGTCTTCGCCTTGTATCAGCGCCAGCCCGCAGCCCCGGACATCCATGATCTCGCCCTGCTGGTGGACTACTCTAAACTCGCACAATTGGTCATTGAGCGCTCGCGCCTTGCCGAGGCATTGGCGGAAAGTCAGGCCTTGTATCGCCTGGTGGCGGAAAACAGCAACGATGTAATCTGGGTTGTCCAATATCCGTCCATGCGATACAGCTATATAAGCCCCTCGGTTGAATGGTTGCGTGGCTGGACGCAGGAAGAAACATTCAATGTTCCGCTGCTTCAATCGATGCCGCCAGACTCGGTTTACCTATGGAACGAAGTTGTGGCAGAACACCTGCGGCGTATTGACGAAGGCGACCTGACGGGCCGTTTCATCGGCATTGAGCTGTCTGTCTGGCACAAGGACGGTCATCGCGTCCCGGTTGAGGTAGTGGCCAATATCATGCTGGACAACGCTTGCAGACCGACCCACATCGTTGGTAGCTCCCGGGACATCACCCGGCGCAAGGTCGCTGAAGATACCATCCGGAAAATGGCGTTCTACGACCAACTGACTGACCTGCCCAATCGCCGAATGCTCGAAGACCAGCTTGCCAAGATGCTCGCGCTCGCGAATCGAGAGCAACGTACGTTGTCGTTACTCTTTATTGATCTGGACAGGTTCAAGGCGGTCAACGACCAGCACGGGCATGAGGCCGGTGACTGGCTATTGAAACAGGTCGCAGTACGTATGTGCTCGGTGCTGCGCGCTTCTGATACCGCTTCGCGCATAGGTGGCGATGAATTTATCATCCTCCTGCCAGATGCCCACAAGACAGTCGAGGCCCTTCAGGTCGCGAAGAAGATCCGTCGTATTCTTGAAAAACCATTTGTCATGGACAATGGCGTGGAGTTGGATATTTCGTCGAGTATCGGCGTAGTGATGTATCCCGACCAGGCCGACAATATGCGTGACTTATTTCACTTTGGCGACGAAGCCATGTACCGCGCCAAGAAGGGGGGTAGAAACGCAGTGGAAGTATTTGCTCCGCTGGCACAATCTGATGAGCGGAGTAGGGAGAACCTGCAGGGGCGTGATGCGCAACAACTTACTGGTGACGAAGAGCACTAG